In Columba livia isolate bColLiv1 breed racing homer chromosome 20, bColLiv1.pat.W.v2, whole genome shotgun sequence, a genomic segment contains:
- the RFFL gene encoding E3 ubiquitin-protein ligase rififylin isoform X4 yields MLNSLMSVRHGGREMSQGVWIGLILFPSLPQHICLDCKKNFCTSCSSQPEGGPLLCHLCQRFRATAFQREELIKMKVKDLRDYLALREISTELCREKEDLVFLILGQQPIITEEDQIRTNPFNTSASGQQDFVILPPTSIASSTSPDASPVSADPISSSLAQEHQQANGYVPPSQVDMTGVENAAEAPTEEETQSTDSEDNLVQGRKASLSDLTSIGDINALSVRQLKEILARNFVNYKGCCEKWELLERVTRLYKEKDLQHLVSDTDDQTGGAGLPGTDENLCKICMDAPIDCVLLECGHMVTCTKCGKRMSECPICRQFVIRAVHVFKS; encoded by the exons ATGTTGAATTCTTTGATGTCTGTCAGACACG GTGGTAGAGAGATGTCACAGGGTGTGTGGATCGGTTTGATCctgttcccttctcttccccagcacaTCTGCCTGGACTGTAAGAAGAACTTTTGCACGtcctgctccagccagcccGAAGGCGGTCCCCTGCTCTGCCACCTGTGCCAGCGGTTCCGAGCCACGGCTTTTCAGCGGGAGGAGCTGATCAAGATGAAGGTGAAGGATCTGCGAGACTATTTGGCACTCCGTGAGATTTCCACAGAGTTGTGTCGTGAAAAGGAGGACCTGGTATTTCTGATTCTTGGTCAGCAGCCTATAATTACCGAGGAAGATCAGATAAGAACAAATCCATTTAATACTAGTGCCTCTGGACAGCAAGACTTTGTGATTCTTCCACCAACCAGCATAGCATCTTCTACCTCACCTGATGCATCTCCAGTGTCTGCAGATCCCATCTCAAGTTCACTAGCTCAGGAACATCAGCAG GCAAATGGTTATGTGCCGCCAAGCCAAGTTGATATGACAGGAGTTGAGAATGCAGCAGAAGCACCAACAGAGGAGGAGACGCAG TCTACCGACTCGGAAGATAACCTGGTGCAGGGGCGGAAGGCTTCTCTCTCAGACCTAACAAGCATTGGAGACATCAACGCGCTCTCGGTGCGACAGCTGAAGGAAATTCTTGCTCGCAACTTTGTCAACTACAAAGGCTGCTGTGAGAAGTGGGAGCTGCTAGAGAGGGTGACTCGTCTTTATAAAGAGAAAGACCTTCAACATCTAG TTTCTGACACTGATGATCAAACTG GTGGCGCTGGGCTCCCTGGCACGGACGAGAACCTGTGCAAAATCTGCATGGACGCACCCATTGACTGTGTCCTGCTAGAATGTGGCCACATGGTGACTTGTACTAAGTGCGGGAAGCGGATGAGCGAGTGTCCCATCTGCAGGCAGTTCGTCATACGGGCTGTCCACGTCTTTAAGTCCTAA